A section of the Pseudomonas sp. Q1-7 genome encodes:
- a CDS encoding UDP-glucose dehydrogenase family protein, translated as MKITIFGTGYVGLTQAACLAEVGHRVLCVDIDERRIAQLNQGRSPLFEPGLAALIQANLTAGRLSFTSDAAKGVGFSGVLFIAVGTPPDEDGSADLQYVFAVADTIARHALEAKVVINKSTAPVGTAQRLKAHLDAALARQGHGFDMQVVANPEFLKEGSAVEDCMRPERIIIGIDGERDIELFRELYKPFSRNHEKLIVMDSRSAELTKYAANSMLATKISFINEMANLAERLGADIEMVRKGIGSDSRIGYDFIYAGCGYGGSCFPKDLQALRRSAVDVGYRPQLLEAVESVNHRQKHKVFENIQRHYGGDLGGKTFALWGLSFKPNTDDMREAPSRVLLEALWAAGARVRAFDPEAMQEARRLYGERHDLHLADSKESALDDAHALVILTEWLNFRIADFGLIRQRLCDRVVFDGRNLFEPAHLAREGLAYYPIGRAAVGLGQP; from the coding sequence ATGAAGATCACCATCTTCGGTACCGGCTATGTCGGCCTGACCCAGGCAGCGTGCCTGGCGGAAGTAGGCCACAGGGTGCTCTGCGTCGACATCGACGAACGCCGCATCGCGCAACTCAACCAGGGCCGCTCGCCGCTCTTCGAACCGGGCCTGGCGGCACTGATCCAGGCCAACCTCACGGCCGGACGCCTGAGCTTCACCAGCGACGCCGCCAAAGGCGTGGGCTTCTCCGGGGTCCTATTCATCGCCGTCGGCACGCCCCCCGACGAAGATGGCAGCGCCGACCTGCAGTACGTCTTCGCCGTGGCCGATACCATCGCCCGGCATGCCCTGGAGGCCAAGGTGGTGATCAACAAGTCCACCGCCCCCGTGGGCACCGCACAGCGTCTCAAGGCCCACCTGGACGCCGCCCTGGCACGCCAGGGCCACGGGTTCGACATGCAGGTGGTGGCCAACCCCGAGTTTCTCAAGGAGGGCTCGGCGGTCGAGGACTGCATGCGCCCCGAGCGCATCATCATCGGCATCGACGGCGAGCGCGACATCGAACTGTTCCGCGAGCTCTACAAACCCTTCAGCCGCAATCACGAAAAACTGATCGTCATGGACAGCCGCAGCGCGGAGCTGACCAAATACGCGGCCAACAGCATGCTCGCCACCAAGATTTCCTTCATCAACGAAATGGCCAATCTCGCCGAGCGCCTGGGAGCGGACATCGAGATGGTGCGCAAGGGCATCGGCTCGGACTCGCGCATCGGCTACGACTTCATCTACGCCGGCTGCGGCTATGGCGGCTCCTGCTTTCCGAAGGACCTCCAGGCGCTGCGCCGCAGCGCGGTCGATGTGGGCTACCGCCCGCAGTTGCTGGAGGCCGTGGAGTCGGTCAACCACCGGCAGAAGCACAAGGTCTTCGAAAACATCCAGCGCCACTACGGCGGCGACCTCGGCGGCAAGACCTTCGCACTCTGGGGACTGTCCTTCAAACCCAACACCGATGACATGCGCGAGGCCCCCAGCCGGGTGCTGCTGGAGGCCCTCTGGGCGGCCGGTGCGCGGGTCCGCGCCTTCGATCCGGAGGCCATGCAGGAGGCCCGCCGCCTGTATGGCGAGCGCCACGACCTGCACCTGGCCGACTCCAAGGAGTCGGCCCTGGACGATGCCCATGCCCTGGTGATCCTCACCGAGTGGCTGAACTTCCGCATCGCCGACTTCGGCCTGATCCGCCAGCGCCTGTGCGACAGGGTGGTGTTCGACGGGCGCAATCTCTTCGAGCCGGCGCACCTGGCCCGTGAGGGCCTGGCCTACTACCCGATCGGCCGTGCCGCCGTGGGGTTGGGTCAGCCATGA
- a CDS encoding glycosyltransferase family 2 protein, which translates to MSNRPYLSVLIPARNEAENLPTLLEEIRQALSSESFEVLVVDDGSTDDTAARLLALKRRGYPQLRILSHERSLGQSTAIYHAARAAEGTWLATLDGDGQNDPADIPGMLAILRAPDAPINLKLIAGHRVNRRDSTSKRWASRFANRLRGRLLKDNTPDTGCGLKLIEREAFLRLPYFDHMHRFIPALIQRHQGGMLVHPVNHRPRGAGVSKYGNLDRALVGVLDLIGVWWLIRRTRFDATPRELGD; encoded by the coding sequence ATGTCGAACAGGCCCTACCTTTCCGTATTGATCCCGGCCAGGAACGAAGCCGAGAACCTGCCCACCCTCCTGGAAGAGATTCGCCAGGCGCTTTCCAGCGAGTCCTTCGAAGTGCTGGTGGTCGACGATGGCAGCACCGACGACACCGCGGCGCGGCTGCTGGCCCTCAAACGCCGCGGCTATCCGCAGCTGCGCATCCTCAGCCACGAGCGTTCGCTCGGCCAGAGCACCGCCATCTACCACGCGGCACGGGCCGCCGAAGGGACCTGGCTGGCCACCCTCGATGGCGACGGCCAGAACGACCCGGCCGATATCCCCGGCATGCTCGCCATTCTTCGCGCGCCGGACGCGCCCATTAACCTCAAGCTGATCGCCGGCCACCGTGTGAACCGCCGGGACAGCACCAGCAAGCGCTGGGCTTCGCGATTCGCCAACCGCCTGCGCGGCCGCCTGCTCAAGGACAACACCCCGGACACCGGCTGCGGGCTCAAGCTGATCGAACGCGAGGCGTTCCTCCGCCTGCCCTATTTCGATCACATGCACCGTTTCATCCCGGCGCTGATCCAGCGTCACCAGGGCGGCATGCTGGTCCACCCGGTCAATCACCGTCCGCGTGGCGCCGGCGTTTCCAAGTACGGCAACCTGGACCGCGCACTGGTAGGCGTTCTCGATCTGATCGGGGTCTGGTGGCTGATCCGGCGCACCCGTTTCGACGCCACCCCCCGCGAGCTGGGAGATTGA
- a CDS encoding TVP38/TMEM64 family protein, whose amino-acid sequence MGNELRPWSTIQRGASHHKPSRRDMAMPAMRPMLKGLGLILSLALIGYLFDRSDLGNAINETWIDTHVRGHGVEGTLLFLAMGTLFTAVGLPRQIIAFLAGYAFGLVAGTLLGTLATLLGCLVTFFYARTFGRGLLLGRLGTRAARFDRFIHEHPFSMTLLIRLLPVGSNVLTNLAAGISSARLAPFLAASGVGFLPQTLVFALVGSGISVAPALRIGTAALLFLASGMLGAWLYHRHGLGMGDKVDAALGEVERP is encoded by the coding sequence ATGGGCAATGAACTGCGGCCGTGGAGCACGATCCAGCGCGGCGCCTCGCACCACAAACCGTCGCGCCGGGACATGGCCATGCCCGCCATGCGGCCCATGCTCAAGGGGCTGGGGCTGATCCTCAGCCTCGCCCTGATCGGCTACCTGTTCGACAGGAGCGACCTGGGCAACGCCATCAACGAAACCTGGATCGACACCCACGTCCGTGGCCACGGCGTCGAAGGCACGCTGCTGTTCCTCGCCATGGGTACGCTGTTCACCGCAGTCGGCCTGCCGCGGCAGATCATCGCCTTCCTCGCCGGCTACGCCTTCGGCCTGGTCGCCGGCACCCTGCTCGGCACCCTGGCGACGTTGCTCGGCTGCCTGGTCACCTTCTTCTATGCGCGGACGTTCGGCCGCGGCCTGCTGCTGGGCCGCCTGGGTACGCGCGCCGCGCGCTTCGACCGATTCATCCATGAACATCCATTCTCGATGACCCTGCTGATTCGTCTGCTGCCGGTGGGCAGCAATGTGCTGACCAACCTCGCCGCCGGTATTTCCAGCGCGCGCCTGGCGCCATTCCTGGCCGCCAGTGGGGTCGGTTTCCTGCCGCAGACGCTGGTCTTCGCCCTGGTGGGCAGTGGCATCAGCGTCGCGCCGGCGCTGCGTATCGGCACCGCCGCCCTGCTGTTCCTGGCGTCCGGGATGCTCGGCGCCTGGCTGTATCACCGTCATGGCCTCGGCATGGGCGACAAGGTGGATGCCGCCCTGGGCGAAGTGGAACGCCCATGA
- a CDS encoding ArnT family glycosyltransferase, with amino-acid sequence MGLIRSERTSWLFLLLIAAAMISAGLGMRQPSNVDEERFLGVALEMLQNGDWLIPHRAAEIYPDKPPLFMWAIAALIRIGVAPTIALFLPALFAGMVTTACLHDLGTRLWNRRVGMIAGLLFLATYQTYSLQRAGQIDGFLCLWTALGLYGMARHLLLGPAWGWFYVACAAMGLGIISKGVGFLPALMLVPYAYAVRRGWPGVVPMPGEARAWLFGLLVLLATSATWLLPLLLKVALVGDEASRAYLSEVLLRQTAQRYANAWHHREPFWYFFTQVIPKYWLPLVLALPWLVPAWRRQLAKRDGRYLVLLGWVVLVLIFFSLSSGKRKLYIYPALPGLVLAMAPLVPWLLRRWFAGRPRARKLFVGLAILWFCAWFARGFIEPIKEGINPRQALMAEVADVSAGGELALTYWREGHWLFARQPLVHFGVGAPEQTERAAEWLRANPGGHALIARSELARCFSAEKARRVGDGHDEDWWLVGADADNGQCHAQASHRLTYRFAWKQPLD; translated from the coding sequence ATGGGGCTGATCCGTTCCGAGCGGACCTCGTGGCTGTTCCTGCTGCTGATCGCCGCCGCGATGATCAGCGCCGGCCTGGGCATGCGTCAGCCGTCCAACGTGGACGAAGAGCGCTTCCTGGGCGTGGCCCTGGAAATGCTCCAGAACGGCGACTGGCTGATTCCCCATCGGGCCGCCGAGATCTACCCGGACAAGCCGCCGCTGTTCATGTGGGCCATAGCGGCACTCATTCGCATCGGCGTGGCGCCGACCATTGCTCTATTCCTGCCCGCACTGTTCGCCGGCATGGTCACCACCGCCTGCCTGCACGACCTGGGCACGCGCCTGTGGAACCGCCGTGTCGGCATGATCGCCGGCCTGCTGTTCCTCGCCACCTACCAGACCTACAGCCTCCAGCGCGCCGGCCAGATCGACGGTTTCCTCTGCCTGTGGACCGCCCTGGGGCTCTACGGCATGGCCCGGCACCTGTTGCTCGGCCCGGCCTGGGGCTGGTTCTACGTGGCCTGCGCCGCCATGGGCCTGGGCATCATCAGCAAAGGTGTCGGCTTTCTCCCGGCGTTGATGCTCGTTCCCTACGCCTATGCGGTCCGCCGCGGCTGGCCCGGCGTCGTGCCGATGCCCGGCGAAGCCCGCGCCTGGCTGTTCGGCCTGCTGGTGCTGCTGGCGACCAGCGCAACCTGGCTGCTGCCGCTGCTGCTGAAAGTCGCGTTGGTCGGCGACGAGGCCAGCCGTGCCTACCTCAGCGAGGTCCTGCTGCGTCAGACCGCGCAGCGCTACGCCAACGCCTGGCACCACCGCGAGCCGTTCTGGTACTTCTTCACCCAGGTGATTCCCAAATACTGGCTGCCCCTGGTGCTCGCCCTGCCCTGGCTGGTGCCGGCCTGGCGCCGCCAGTTGGCCAAGCGCGACGGGCGCTACCTGGTGCTGCTGGGCTGGGTCGTGCTGGTGCTGATCTTCTTCAGCCTGAGCAGCGGTAAGCGCAAGCTGTACATCTACCCCGCGCTGCCCGGCCTGGTGCTCGCCATGGCACCCCTGGTGCCCTGGTTGCTGCGTCGCTGGTTCGCCGGGCGTCCACGCGCCAGGAAGCTGTTCGTCGGCCTGGCCATCCTCTGGTTCTGCGCCTGGTTCGCTCGAGGCTTCATCGAGCCCATCAAGGAAGGGATCAACCCGCGTCAGGCCTTGATGGCCGAAGTGGCGGACGTCTCCGCCGGGGGAGAACTCGCCCTGACCTACTGGCGCGAAGGGCACTGGCTGTTCGCGCGCCAGCCACTGGTGCACTTCGGCGTCGGCGCCCCCGAGCAGACGGAACGGGCCGCCGAATGGCTGCGTGCCAACCCTGGCGGTCATGCGCTGATCGCTCGGTCCGAGCTGGCCCGCTGCTTCAGCGCGGAAAAGGCCCGACGCGTGGGCGATGGCCACGACGAAGACTGGTGGCTGGTCGGTGCCGATGCCGACAACGGCCAGTGCCACGCCCAGGCGTCCCACCGACTCACTTATCGATTCGCCTGGAAGCAACCGCTCGACTGA
- a CDS encoding class I SAM-dependent methyltransferase gives MPQPRPKPFALDSSGAPDRERNESPSNGGGPALATRLTVWREDRVARQALRIAGEPNLVLDLPCGNGRYWPMLTRHPNRLVLAADDPADSLARPRSTHGVEIAERICVLHTPRFAIDLGENAVDAIFCMRFLHRLESTQQRLDVLREFHRVTRDTLIISLWVDGNYQAWRRKRVDRRRATAAPSGRKPSRFVVPREQIEDEFNSVGFNILSHLDLLPGFAMWRVYVLRKTS, from the coding sequence ATGCCACAACCCAGGCCGAAGCCGTTCGCGCTGGACAGCTCAGGCGCCCCTGACCGCGAACGCAATGAGTCCCCGTCTAACGGCGGCGGTCCCGCCCTGGCCACCCGGCTGACGGTCTGGCGCGAGGACCGCGTGGCGCGGCAGGCCCTGCGCATCGCCGGCGAGCCCAACCTGGTGCTCGACCTGCCCTGCGGCAATGGCCGCTACTGGCCGATGCTGACTCGTCACCCCAACCGCCTGGTGCTGGCCGCGGATGACCCGGCGGACTCGCTGGCCAGGCCGCGTTCCACCCATGGCGTGGAAATCGCCGAGCGCATTTGCGTATTGCATACGCCGCGCTTCGCCATCGACCTTGGCGAGAACGCCGTGGATGCCATCTTCTGCATGCGCTTCCTGCATCGCCTGGAATCCACGCAGCAGCGCCTGGACGTCTTGCGGGAGTTCCATCGGGTCACCCGTGACACCCTGATCATTTCCCTCTGGGTGGACGGCAATTACCAGGCTTGGCGACGCAAGCGCGTGGATCGCCGCCGGGCGACAGCCGCCCCCTCGGGGCGCAAGCCAAGCCGTTTCGTGGTGCCGCGCGAACAGATAGAAGACGAGTTCAACAGCGTCGGTTTCAACATCCTCTCCCACCTCGACCTGCTGCCCGGCTTCGCCATGTGGCGGGTCTACGTCCTGCGCAAGACGTCCTGA
- a CDS encoding glutathione S-transferase N-terminal domain-containing protein translates to MSDLSAFPIHRKWPATRPDVLQLYSLPTPNGVKVSIMLEETGLPYEPHLVSFERNDQMSPELLSLNPNNKIPAIIDPNGPDGRPLPLFESGAILIYLADKTGQLIPQDAAGRYECLQWLMFQMGGIGPMFGQLGFFNRFAGKDYEDKRPLDRYVQESARLLAVLDQRLQDRDWIMGEQYSIADIATFPWVRNLIGFYEAGELVRFERFANVQRVLDAFLARPAVQRGLAIPKRD, encoded by the coding sequence ATGTCCGATCTGTCGGCTTTCCCCATCCACCGCAAATGGCCCGCCACCCGCCCGGACGTGCTGCAGCTCTACTCCCTGCCGACGCCCAACGGCGTGAAGGTCTCCATCATGCTGGAGGAGACCGGCCTGCCCTACGAGCCGCATCTGGTGAGTTTCGAGCGCAACGACCAGATGTCCCCGGAGCTCCTCTCCCTCAACCCGAACAACAAGATCCCGGCGATCATCGACCCCAACGGCCCGGATGGCCGCCCGCTGCCGTTGTTCGAATCCGGCGCCATCCTCATTTACCTCGCCGACAAGACCGGCCAGTTGATCCCGCAGGACGCCGCCGGCCGCTACGAGTGCCTCCAGTGGCTGATGTTCCAGATGGGCGGGATCGGGCCGATGTTCGGCCAGCTCGGATTTTTCAACAGATTCGCCGGCAAGGATTACGAGGACAAGCGCCCCCTCGACCGCTATGTGCAGGAATCGGCCCGCCTGCTGGCGGTGCTCGACCAGCGCCTGCAAGACCGCGACTGGATCATGGGTGAGCAGTACAGCATCGCCGATATCGCCACCTTCCCCTGGGTGCGCAACCTGATCGGATTCTACGAGGCTGGCGAACTGGTGCGGTTCGAGCGATTCGCCAATGTCCAGCGCGTGCTCGACGCCTTCCTCGCACGCCCGGCGGTACAACGCGGGCTGGCGATTCCCAAGCGGGATTGA
- a CDS encoding sensor histidine kinase translates to MGAKQPLERRIIFAFVLMTLIVSGTFSLGIVAIVHFIEEHLVSEELGRELDFAIHEELALDAAARIDAATRFFSSHAGQAALPPRFTGLPEGFSEVLDGDEAYYVFKRKHGSHEDVLVEEQHEFEARERALFAVVLAGFLLSLFGAWGLGRLLARRVMAPVRRLAQQVRHRDQLLPLAPRLAPDYPDDEIGRLAAAFDETLGQLRHSLERERLFTSDVSHELRTPLMVIASSCELLLNAPRLSTGEHAQVSRIARASADMHALVQTFLRLARAGQEDGGVTEHVDLASLAAEQYHQWSPQFRAKGLAFTLIDDGASADRFEAPLLRTVLSNLLRNALHYTERGTVRLILGAQGFRVEDSGPGIAQDEQERIFQSFVRGQQARGEGLGLGLSLVRRICQQQGWEVRVASSPESGSCFSVTLYPGR, encoded by the coding sequence ATGGGAGCCAAGCAGCCGCTGGAGCGGCGGATCATCTTCGCCTTCGTGCTGATGACCCTGATCGTCAGCGGCACCTTCTCCCTGGGCATAGTCGCCATCGTGCACTTCATCGAAGAGCATCTGGTGTCAGAAGAATTGGGGCGGGAACTGGACTTCGCCATCCACGAAGAACTCGCGCTCGATGCAGCGGCACGCATTGACGCCGCCACCCGCTTCTTCAGTTCCCACGCCGGCCAGGCGGCCTTGCCGCCCCGCTTCACCGGGTTGCCGGAAGGTTTCTCGGAAGTGCTCGACGGCGACGAGGCGTATTACGTCTTCAAGCGCAAGCATGGCAGCCATGAAGACGTGCTGGTGGAAGAGCAGCACGAGTTCGAAGCCCGCGAGCGGGCGCTGTTCGCTGTGGTCCTGGCGGGATTCCTGCTCAGCCTGTTCGGCGCCTGGGGCCTGGGGCGTCTGCTGGCGCGCCGGGTAATGGCACCCGTACGACGCCTGGCGCAACAGGTCCGCCACCGCGACCAGTTGCTGCCGCTGGCGCCTCGCCTGGCCCCCGACTACCCGGACGATGAAATTGGGCGACTGGCCGCGGCATTCGACGAGACCCTGGGACAGCTCCGCCACTCGCTGGAACGCGAGCGCCTGTTCACCAGCGACGTCAGCCACGAACTGCGCACCCCGCTGATGGTTATCGCCTCCTCCTGCGAACTGCTGCTCAATGCCCCTCGCCTGTCCACCGGCGAGCACGCCCAGGTCTCACGGATTGCCCGGGCCAGTGCCGATATGCACGCTCTGGTACAGACCTTCCTGCGTCTGGCGAGGGCCGGCCAGGAGGACGGCGGCGTCACCGAACACGTAGACCTGGCCAGTCTCGCTGCCGAGCAGTACCACCAGTGGTCGCCGCAGTTCCGGGCCAAGGGCCTGGCGTTCACCCTCATCGACGACGGCGCCAGCGCAGACCGCTTCGAGGCGCCACTGCTGCGCACCGTGCTGTCGAACCTGCTGCGCAATGCCCTGCACTACACCGAGCGAGGTACGGTCCGGTTGATCCTCGGAGCACAGGGGTTTCGCGTGGAAGACAGTGGTCCGGGAATTGCGCAGGACGAACAGGAACGCATCTTCCAGAGTTTCGTGCGTGGCCAGCAGGCCCGCGGGGAGGGCCTCGGCCTGGGTCTGTCCCTGGTCCGGCGAATCTGCCAGCAGCAGGGTTGGGAGGTGCGGGTGGCATCCAGTCCGGAATCGGGAAGCTGCTTCTCCGTGACGCTCTACCCCGGCCGTTGA
- a CDS encoding phosphoethanolamine transferase has product MFKRLSVRPEALAFLASLLLLSIYNLPLWRHLFAIVPADADGLGMRIAFGVMVLAIFTFVLALLSFRRIFKPLLIVLFLVSSGVAYFMSQYGVMVDANMLRNVAETDVNEVRDLLSFKLLLFVLLLGVLPSWLLWRLPVRHQSLGRELAGKLVLALGSVAVLGAVALANYQGLASLLRNHHELRLLVVPSNYLNASYGYLREQWAVASEPLRQIGTDARKSAAWDTHQRKSLTVLVIGESARAENFGILGYDRDTTPRLRNEPGVTAFRNVRSCGTETAVSVPCMFSNMGRADYDAAQARSQEGLLDVLKHAGLKVDWRDNQSGCKGTCDRVAQENVSHAKDPDLCRDGECHDEILLKDLQAYIDNLKDDSVLVLHQMGSHGPDYAKRYPARFETFTPVCNSNALNDCSRQSIINAYDNTLVYTDYLLSSLIDLLRQNQDKVDTAMLYISDHGESLGEYNLFLHGTPYLLAPDQQKHVPLLTWFSDGYRQDFALDTACLAAERDKPLSQDNLFHSVLGLLQVRTEEYRGGLDLFASCRTGTTDLAGR; this is encoded by the coding sequence ATGTTCAAACGCCTTTCGGTACGCCCCGAAGCCCTGGCCTTCCTGGCCAGCCTCCTGCTTCTCTCGATCTACAACCTGCCGCTCTGGCGGCATCTCTTCGCCATTGTCCCCGCCGATGCCGACGGCCTCGGCATGCGCATTGCGTTCGGCGTCATGGTGTTGGCCATTTTCACCTTCGTGCTGGCGCTGCTGTCGTTCCGCCGGATCTTCAAGCCGCTCCTCATCGTTCTGTTCCTCGTCAGTTCCGGCGTCGCCTATTTCATGAGCCAGTACGGCGTGATGGTCGACGCCAACATGCTGCGCAATGTCGCGGAGACCGACGTCAACGAGGTACGCGACCTGCTCTCGTTCAAACTCCTGCTGTTCGTCCTGCTGCTCGGCGTGCTGCCCAGCTGGCTGCTGTGGCGGCTGCCGGTCCGTCACCAGTCGCTGGGCCGCGAGCTGGCCGGCAAGCTGGTCCTGGCGCTGGGTTCGGTGGCGGTACTCGGCGCCGTCGCGCTGGCCAACTACCAGGGCCTGGCCTCGCTGCTGCGCAACCACCACGAACTGCGCCTGCTGGTGGTACCCAGCAACTACCTGAACGCTTCCTACGGCTACCTGCGCGAGCAATGGGCGGTGGCCAGCGAGCCGTTGCGCCAGATCGGCACCGACGCTCGCAAATCGGCGGCGTGGGACACCCACCAACGCAAATCGCTGACCGTGCTGGTGATCGGCGAGAGCGCGCGGGCCGAGAACTTCGGCATCCTCGGCTACGACCGCGACACGACGCCACGACTCAGGAACGAACCGGGCGTGACCGCCTTCCGCAACGTGCGTTCCTGCGGCACGGAAACCGCCGTCTCGGTGCCCTGCATGTTCTCCAACATGGGCCGTGCCGACTACGACGCCGCCCAGGCACGCAGCCAGGAGGGGTTGCTGGACGTGCTCAAGCACGCTGGCCTGAAGGTGGACTGGCGTGACAACCAGTCCGGCTGCAAGGGCACCTGCGACCGGGTTGCCCAGGAGAACGTCAGCCACGCCAAGGACCCGGACCTCTGCCGCGACGGCGAATGCCACGACGAAATCCTCTTGAAGGACCTGCAGGCCTACATAGACAACCTCAAGGACGACTCCGTGCTGGTCCTGCACCAGATGGGCAGCCACGGGCCGGACTATGCCAAGCGCTATCCCGCGCGCTTCGAGACATTCACCCCGGTGTGCAACAGCAACGCCCTGAACGACTGCAGCCGCCAGAGCATCATCAATGCCTACGACAACACCCTGGTCTACACCGACTACCTGCTGTCGAGCCTGATCGACCTGCTGCGCCAGAACCAGGACAAGGTCGACACCGCCATGCTCTACATCAGCGACCACGGCGAGTCCCTCGGCGAATACAACCTGTTCCTCCACGGCACGCCCTACCTGCTGGCACCCGACCAGCAGAAGCACGTGCCGCTGCTCACCTGGTTCTCCGACGGCTACCGGCAGGACTTCGCCCTGGATACCGCCTGCCTGGCCGCGGAGCGCGACAAGCCGCTGAGCCAGGACAACCTGTTCCATTCGGTGCTGGGCCTGCTGCAGGTGCGCACCGAGGAGTACCGGGGCGGCCTGGACCTGTTCGCCTCCTGCCGCACCGGGACGACCGACCTGGCCGGGCGCTAG
- a CDS encoding NAD-dependent epimerase → MKLLVTGAAGFIGFHTALRLCSEGHQVVGIDNLNDYYSVDLKLARLARLHAVAGFTFRKLDIANRAALFALFHEHRFERVIHLAAQAGVRYSLDNPHAYADANLTGFVNVLEGCRQGGVQHLVYASSSSVYGMNAKVPFAVTDAVDNPISLYAATKRANELMAHTYAHLYRIPITGLRFFTVYGPWGRPDMAPFKFTKAILEGQPIDLYNGGDMSRDFTYIDDVVEGIVRIQDRPPPYADESERTRQGATDRLFNIGLGSPVRLLDFVGCIESAIGIEANKQMKPMQPGDVPRTWADVSALAERTGFRPVTPLQDGVARFVDWYRAFYGA, encoded by the coding sequence ATGAAGCTCCTGGTCACCGGCGCAGCCGGATTCATCGGTTTCCACACCGCCCTGCGCCTGTGCAGCGAAGGGCACCAGGTGGTCGGCATCGACAACCTGAACGATTACTACAGCGTCGATCTCAAGCTCGCTCGCCTGGCACGGCTGCACGCGGTCGCAGGCTTCACCTTCCGCAAACTGGACATCGCGAACCGCGCGGCCCTGTTCGCGCTGTTCCACGAACATCGGTTCGAGCGCGTCATCCACCTGGCGGCACAGGCCGGCGTGCGCTACTCCCTGGACAACCCGCACGCCTACGCCGACGCCAACCTCACCGGCTTCGTCAATGTGCTGGAGGGCTGCCGTCAGGGCGGCGTCCAGCACCTGGTCTATGCCTCCAGCAGTTCGGTCTACGGCATGAACGCGAAAGTCCCCTTCGCGGTTACCGATGCCGTCGACAACCCGATCTCGCTCTACGCCGCCACCAAGCGCGCCAACGAGTTGATGGCGCACACCTACGCCCACCTGTACCGGATTCCCATCACAGGCCTGCGCTTTTTCACCGTGTACGGTCCCTGGGGCCGCCCGGACATGGCGCCGTTCAAGTTCACCAAGGCCATCCTCGAAGGCCAGCCAATCGACCTCTATAACGGCGGCGACATGTCGCGGGACTTCACCTACATCGACGACGTGGTCGAAGGCATCGTCCGCATCCAGGACCGCCCGCCCCCCTATGCCGACGAGTCGGAACGGACCCGCCAGGGCGCCACCGATCGGTTGTTCAACATCGGCCTGGGCTCCCCGGTACGTCTGCTCGACTTCGTCGGCTGCATCGAGTCGGCCATCGGCATCGAGGCCAACAAGCAAATGAAGCCCATGCAGCCGGGCGATGTGCCTCGGACCTGGGCCGACGTCAGTGCCCTGGCCGAGCGGACCGGGTTTCGCCCGGTCACACCGTTGCAGGATGGCGTGGCCCGTTTCGTCGACTGGTACCGGGCCTTCTACGGAGCATGA
- a CDS encoding eCIS core domain-containing protein yields the protein MTRIATCLALLAGCGAAMAACPPGQYEVCVTDCICLPEAREVIGPLHGEATRVAAAALQHWLVQAHADARAGGVERIPAAIRARLAPYFDAALLDGVRYRVGDRSEIGTAGAMLNNPDIKAVTLIDIILFRDAQAASADAVLWAHELVHAQQFREWGVAAFARRYTADADSVERPAYAMQFKVAKALREKNVHRE from the coding sequence ATGACCCGCATCGCCACCTGTCTCGCGCTACTCGCCGGCTGCGGTGCGGCGATGGCGGCCTGTCCGCCGGGGCAGTACGAAGTCTGCGTGACGGACTGCATCTGCCTGCCCGAGGCCCGCGAGGTGATCGGACCCTTGCACGGCGAGGCGACCCGGGTGGCGGCCGCCGCCCTGCAGCACTGGCTGGTGCAGGCGCACGCCGACGCCAGGGCCGGGGGCGTGGAGAGGATACCCGCGGCGATCCGCGCCCGGCTGGCGCCTTACTTCGATGCGGCGTTGCTGGATGGGGTGCGCTATCGGGTCGGCGACCGCAGCGAGATCGGCACGGCCGGCGCGATGCTGAACAACCCGGACATCAAGGCGGTGACCCTTATCGACATCATCCTCTTCCGCGATGCCCAGGCCGCGTCCGCGGATGCGGTGCTCTGGGCCCACGAGCTGGTCCATGCCCAGCAGTTCCGGGAGTGGGGTGTCGCCGCGTTCGCCCGGCGCTATACGGCGGATGCCGACAGCGTCGAACGGCCGGCCTACGCGATGCAGTTCAAGGTGGCGAAGGCGTTGCGGGAGAAGAACGTCCATCGTGAATGA